A genomic segment from Helicobacter sp. NHP19-012 encodes:
- a CDS encoding aldo/keto reductase — protein MPKNPPKKRFLGKLEVSCVGLGVQNMGRKYDTTTPYRPEMITVIRRAFEEGVTFFDTAEAYGPFESERILGEAIAPFRKQVVVATKFDWNIDQKTGKRLPGLNSDPKHIKIVVHNMLKRLRTDYIDLLYQHRVDPQVPIEDVAGAVGDLMNLV, from the coding sequence GTGCCTAAAAATCCGCCCAAAAAGCGTTTTTTAGGCAAATTAGAGGTTTCTTGTGTGGGGCTTGGGGTGCAGAACATGGGACGCAAATACGACACCACTACACCCTATCGCCCCGAAATGATCACCGTGATCCGCCGAGCTTTTGAGGAGGGGGTAACTTTTTTTGACACAGCAGAGGCTTACGGACCTTTTGAGTCTGAGAGGATTTTAGGCGAGGCGATCGCGCCCTTTAGAAAGCAGGTGGTGGTGGCGACTAAGTTTGATTGGAATATCGATCAAAAAACGGGCAAACGGCTCCCCGGCTTAAACAGCGACCCCAAGCACATTAAAATAGTCGTGCATAATATGCTTAAACGACTGCGCACCGATTACATTGACTTGCTCTACCAGCATAGAGTCGATCCACAAGTCCCCATTGAGGATGTCGCGGGGGCTGTGGGGGATTTAATGAATCTTGTTTAA
- a CDS encoding type II toxin-antitoxin system RelE/ParE family toxin, translating into MRRDARLRALEQGHFGDCKHITKSIFELRVHVGPGYRLYCSKQGDTLVILLCGGDKSTQKRDVEKAQEILKEFPWK; encoded by the coding sequence ATGCGAAGGGATGCCCGTTTGCGGGCTTTGGAGCAAGGGCATTTTGGCGATTGCAAGCATATCACAAAGTCTATCTTTGAGTTGCGTGTCCATGTGGGACCAGGCTATCGCCTCTATTGTTCCAAGCAAGGCGACACTTTAGTGATTTTGCTCTGTGGAGGCGACAAAAGCACGCAAAAAAGAGATGTTGAAAAAGCCCAAGAGATTTTAAAGGAGTTTCCATGGAAGTAA
- a CDS encoding DNA-binding protein, giving the protein MEVTFSPFSVVEFLNSDEKRLSYLNAVLEDGDLVELQDALEVIAKSKGVELPKGDSLLELVKYLGFNLQAQAKH; this is encoded by the coding sequence ATGGAAGTAACTTTTAGCCCCTTTAGCGTGGTGGAATTTTTGAATAGCGATGAAAAGCGTTTATCTTATCTCAATGCAGTTTTAGAGGATGGGGACTTAGTGGAATTGCAAGATGCGTTAGAGGTGATTGCCAAATCTAAGGGGGTGGAGCTCCCCAAGGGAGATAGCCTCTTGGAGCTAGTGAAGTATTTGGGCTTTAACCTGCAAGCGCAAGCCAAGCATTGA
- a CDS encoding DUF1104 domain-containing protein → MQSFKLGISTLIFAGLCTTLSASTKEVSYQNTNDTDLIKLAGKISPKEEPDYAMELHKRAEKMNPKQRKEFYREVIATADKNIANAVMENISKRMDELSAWQSKLELPR, encoded by the coding sequence ATGCAGTCTTTCAAATTAGGGATTTCTACTCTGATTTTCGCAGGTTTGTGCACCACTCTATCAGCATCGACAAAAGAAGTTTCGTATCAAAATACAAATGATACAGACCTCATTAAGTTGGCTGGCAAAATTTCTCCCAAAGAAGAACCCGATTATGCTATGGAGCTTCACAAACGGGCTGAGAAAATGAATCCCAAACAACGCAAAGAGTTTTATCGAGAGGTTATTGCTACGGCAGATAAAAATATTGCTAATGCGGTTATGGAAAATATCAGCAAACGCATGGATGAGCTATCTGCGTGGCAGTCCAAGCTAGAATTGCCAAGATGA
- a CDS encoding Cj0069 family protein, giving the protein MKKHVVFFEAVGGTDKGRDGHRRDTVPMMDYLGKLGWHAEVVQLTDALLKDAEKTKEVYAYVQKVADAYVSRVNPGNLKEEKLYFDLLRKLCDNGVIGMPHPDAMIGYGAKDALTKLADTELVPDDTYAYYDPAEAKRIGVAWGDQHDLKKTFPKTLAKGERVLKQNRGSTGEGIWHVQVEEPLPEGASEVPLNAKIKCIEAVDNHVEHRQLGEFMDFCEKYLVGDNGMLVDMTFLPRIKEGEIRILMLYKHPIYVVHKKPAEGADAFSATLFSGAKYRYDKPEQWDDLVHYFLRQLPHIQTKLGNYDLPLIWTADFILDTDEHGKDKYILGEINCSCVGFTTPVEFLDKTARKVANTIIDIVEDKLS; this is encoded by the coding sequence ATGAAAAAACATGTGGTGTTTTTTGAGGCTGTGGGCGGGACGGACAAAGGCAGGGACGGGCATAGACGCGACACCGTGCCCATGATGGACTACCTTGGAAAACTGGGCTGGCACGCTGAGGTGGTGCAGCTCACCGATGCCCTTTTAAAAGACGCTGAAAAGACCAAAGAGGTTTATGCGTATGTGCAAAAGGTTGCCGATGCCTATGTTTCACGGGTCAATCCGGGTAACCTTAAAGAGGAAAAACTCTACTTTGACTTGCTGCGCAAACTCTGCGACAATGGCGTGATTGGCATGCCCCACCCCGATGCGATGATTGGCTACGGGGCTAAGGACGCACTCACTAAGTTAGCCGACACTGAGTTAGTGCCCGATGACACCTACGCCTACTACGACCCCGCTGAAGCTAAACGCATTGGCGTGGCTTGGGGCGATCAGCATGATTTGAAAAAGACTTTCCCCAAGACTTTAGCCAAAGGCGAAAGGGTCTTAAAGCAAAATCGTGGCTCTACGGGTGAGGGCATTTGGCATGTGCAAGTTGAAGAGCCCCTGCCTGAGGGAGCTAGCGAAGTGCCCCTCAATGCCAAAATCAAATGCATTGAAGCAGTAGATAACCATGTGGAGCACAGACAGTTGGGCGAATTTATGGATTTTTGTGAAAAATACCTAGTCGGGGACAATGGCATGTTGGTGGATATGACTTTCTTGCCCCGCATTAAGGAGGGTGAGATTCGCATTTTAATGCTCTACAAACACCCCATTTATGTCGTGCATAAAAAACCCGCCGAGGGCGCAGATGCGTTTAGTGCGACCTTGTTTAGCGGGGCGAAATACCGCTACGACAAACCCGAGCAATGGGATGACTTGGTGCATTACTTCTTAAGGCAGCTGCCCCATATCCAAACCAAGTTGGGCAATTACGACCTGCCCCTCATTTGGACAGCAGATTTTATTTTAGACACCGATGAGCACGGCAAAGACAAATACATTTTAGGCGAAATCAACTGCTCTTGTGTGGGCTTTACAACCCCCGTAGAGTTCTTAGACAAAACCGCCCGCAAAGTCGCCAACACGATCATTGACATTGTAGAGGACAAATTAAGCTAG
- a CDS encoding 23S rRNA (pseudouridine(1915)-N(3))-methyltransferase RlmH produces MTCSIYAISKKTPEFAPLLAQQQRACQQFKATLEIVDIAPKASNNSTEAQKSYTKALSPYLKPGAPAYALHPTGRLISSQEFSQMLSAHAHIQFFIAGAYGFAKEFLKRCTPLSLSPLTFSHALAKLILCEQIFRGLSLLNNHPYHK; encoded by the coding sequence ATGACTTGCAGCATTTACGCCATTTCTAAAAAAACCCCCGAGTTTGCCCCCTTGTTGGCGCAACAACAACGAGCATGCCAGCAATTTAAAGCCACGCTTGAGATTGTAGACATTGCGCCCAAAGCCTCAAACAACAGCACAGAGGCGCAAAAGTCTTACACCAAAGCCCTAAGCCCTTATTTAAAGCCAGGTGCCCCCGCCTACGCCTTGCACCCGACCGGTAGGCTCATAAGTAGCCAAGAGTTTAGTCAAATGCTAAGCGCCCACGCCCACATACAATTTTTCATTGCAGGGGCTTATGGCTTTGCTAAAGAGTTTTTAAAACGATGCACCCCCTTATCGCTAAGCCCGCTCACCTTTAGCCACGCCTTAGCCAAGCTCATTTTATGTGAACAGATTTTTAGAGGTTTAAGTCTTTTAAACAACCACCCTTACCACAAATAG
- the accD gene encoding acetyl-CoA carboxylase, carboxyltransferase subunit beta produces MGFADFLKNLKKTRVQSSEQDMPSHWIKCPKCAALMYYKEVFAKNHVCLKCHYHFRIGASERLAFLCDENTFTEYDNELRPVDPLNFVDKESYKQRIKKYEAKTGRPSSVISGEGQINGIALQIVVFDFAFMGGSLGSVEGEKIVRAINRAVEKEQALLIVSASGGARMQESTYSLMQMAKTSAALNRLTEAKLPFISLLTDPTFGGVSASFAFLGDLIIAEPGAMVGFAGARVIKQTIGAELPAGFQSAEFLLEHGLIDMIVQRKDLKKTLSDLVGMLTENR; encoded by the coding sequence ATGGGTTTTGCGGATTTCTTAAAAAATCTTAAGAAAACAAGGGTGCAATCGAGCGAACAGGACATGCCAAGCCATTGGATCAAATGCCCTAAGTGCGCCGCTTTGATGTATTACAAAGAGGTCTTTGCCAAAAACCATGTGTGCCTCAAGTGCCACTACCACTTTAGAATAGGGGCAAGCGAGAGGCTCGCTTTCTTGTGCGATGAGAACACCTTTACAGAATACGACAACGAGCTGCGCCCCGTGGATCCCTTAAACTTCGTGGATAAAGAGAGCTACAAACAGCGCATTAAAAAATACGAAGCCAAGACCGGCCGCCCAAGCTCGGTGATCAGTGGGGAGGGGCAAATCAATGGCATTGCTTTGCAAATCGTGGTGTTTGACTTCGCCTTCATGGGCGGCTCTTTAGGCTCAGTGGAGGGGGAGAAAATCGTGCGCGCGATCAATCGGGCGGTGGAAAAAGAGCAGGCGTTGTTGATTGTGTCTGCAAGTGGGGGAGCACGGATGCAAGAATCCACCTATTCGCTCATGCAAATGGCAAAGACAAGCGCGGCTTTAAATCGGCTCACAGAGGCGAAGTTGCCCTTTATCTCACTGCTTACAGATCCCACCTTTGGGGGGGTGAGTGCGTCTTTTGCGTTCTTGGGAGATTTGATCATCGCTGAGCCGGGGGCGATGGTGGGCTTTGCGGGCGCTCGGGTGATTAAGCAAACCATCGGTGCAGAGTTGCCAGCAGGGTTTCAAAGCGCAGAGTTTTTGCTAGAACATGGCTTGATCGATATGATCGTGCAGCGCAAGGATTTAAAAAAGACCTTGAGCGACCTAGTGGGGATGCTCACAGAAAACAGATGA
- a CDS encoding YbfB/YjiJ family MFS transporter — MRLFVCFLATFMANGVARFGYVVLIPLLILSGKLTENQSIQLAIAVMVGYVFGSAALSSLQKRMSLEGIAKISFLVIALSFFACYLDRLPFAWAWIWRFLAGVAASCLMVLSAPLCLSLVKEQHRSYASGFIFSGIGVGVVCSGFILPHFASDIDMAWIFLGAVGLVAFLLSCVFLKTLHPPKNSTHKEAPFKISTFFALLLVSVVLNAIGYLPHTLFWVDYLVRSLHFSKAVAGASWAFFGFGAASGTILSATLAKTLGLKNASSIVILMKSISCVIAMYSTDITWLNLSIFLMGFGTTGNLTITSTMAYHIMGREHFVQASSLVTLAFGIFQAVFSFVFTWALGHFSFYEMFLVSGVALFLAFVVLLPVPKSTFKNN, encoded by the coding sequence ATGCGTCTTTTTGTGTGCTTTTTGGCGACTTTCATGGCTAATGGCGTGGCGCGGTTTGGGTATGTGGTGTTGATCCCGCTGCTCATTTTATCGGGCAAGCTCACAGAAAACCAAAGCATACAGCTTGCCATTGCCGTGATGGTGGGCTATGTCTTTGGGAGCGCAGCCCTAAGCTCTTTGCAAAAGCGCATGTCTTTAGAGGGCATTGCCAAAATCAGCTTTTTAGTCATTGCCCTAAGCTTTTTTGCCTGCTATTTGGATCGCCTACCCTTTGCGTGGGCATGGATTTGGCGTTTTTTAGCTGGCGTGGCGGCCTCTTGTTTAATGGTGCTCTCTGCCCCGCTGTGTCTAAGCCTTGTGAAAGAGCAGCACCGCTCCTATGCGAGCGGGTTTATTTTTAGCGGGATTGGGGTGGGGGTGGTGTGCAGTGGGTTTATTCTGCCCCATTTTGCAAGCGACATTGACATGGCGTGGATTTTCCTAGGGGCGGTGGGTTTGGTGGCGTTTCTCTTATCTTGCGTATTTTTAAAAACCCTGCACCCACCCAAAAACAGCACCCACAAAGAAGCCCCCTTTAAAATCTCCACCTTTTTTGCCCTGCTCTTGGTGTCGGTGGTGCTTAACGCCATTGGCTACTTGCCACACACGCTCTTTTGGGTGGATTATTTGGTGCGTTCACTGCACTTTAGCAAGGCGGTGGCGGGGGCTTCTTGGGCGTTCTTTGGCTTTGGGGCGGCAAGTGGGACGATTTTAAGCGCCACTTTGGCTAAGACGCTAGGGCTGAAAAACGCCTCTAGCATTGTGATTTTAATGAAAAGCATCTCTTGCGTGATTGCGATGTACAGCACCGACATAACATGGCTCAATCTGTCTATCTTTTTAATGGGCTTTGGGACCACGGGCAATTTAACGATCACAAGCACGATGGCATACCATATCATGGGGCGAGAGCACTTTGTGCAAGCCTCAAGCCTTGTAACCCTCGCCTTTGGGATTTTTCAAGCGGTGTTTTCCTTTGTTTTCACTTGGGCGTTGGGGCACTTTAGCTTCTATGAAATGTTTCTTGTCAGCGGCGTGGCGCTGTTTTTAGCCTTTGTCGTGTTGTTGCCTGTGCCTAAAAGCACTTTTAAAAATAATTAA
- a CDS encoding flagellar hook-length control protein FliK, with translation MKDSHDNDREIKQAFQEAFDGPLKPKPTFIPLSFDPNRIPLQGPAKPIVASKEEDTRTSAIESPTHTAHTAHTEQKSTLETPQIKETIRNLATNLRQELLDFKPPITKLSMELNPDKLGKVEVVIQQVGQNLQVSLASSAPVSALLVAHQSELRQHLSQMGFNNIDLRFSATNSENTAYQGGGNHNFNQQQHNPQQQGQQQPPHPQVQTPKPQPPPIPGTKHLFSNCSHSHF, from the coding sequence GTGAAGGACAGCCACGACAACGACAGAGAAATCAAGCAGGCGTTTCAAGAAGCCTTTGACGGCCCGCTCAAGCCAAAACCAACCTTCATCCCCCTCTCCTTTGACCCTAACCGCATACCCTTACAAGGCCCGGCTAAACCCATTGTTGCTAGCAAAGAAGAGGACACCCGCACGAGCGCCATAGAAAGCCCCACGCACACCGCCCACACCGCCCACACAGAGCAAAAAAGCACCCTAGAAACCCCCCAAATCAAAGAGACGATTAGAAATTTAGCCACAAATTTACGCCAAGAATTACTAGACTTCAAGCCTCCTATTACGAAGTTGTCTATGGAGCTCAACCCCGATAAGCTTGGCAAGGTAGAGGTGGTGATCCAACAAGTGGGGCAAAATTTGCAAGTGAGCCTAGCCTCCAGCGCACCGGTCAGTGCCCTACTTGTGGCGCACCAAAGCGAGTTGCGCCAACATCTCTCCCAAATGGGCTTTAACAATATAGATTTGCGCTTTAGTGCCACAAACAGCGAAAACACCGCGTATCAAGGCGGGGGTAACCACAACTTCAACCAACAACAGCACAACCCCCAACAACAAGGCCAACAACAGCCCCCTCACCCCCAAGTGCAAACCCCCAAACCCCAACCACCCCCAATCCCAGGCACAAAACACCTCTTCTCAAACTGTTCCCACTCCCATTTCTAA
- a CDS encoding polysaccharide lyase family 8 super-sandwich domain-containing protein — protein MKLTPFLLCLSLLQATPLDFTKLKVNYTHTLLEGNAPLKTARLQPLPFEPSGKDLLHQLRAIVEQLKAHATSNAPLNKAEIINALQDFSQYYGVGGLERGNWWPYEIGIPKALNAILALAPFLPKSLQATLLQAQEYYQPNPKYSGLSAGARASTNPESRESQGANRVDTAFISLARGILKRNEREVLQALEAVKSASKIVTSGNGFYADGSFIQHEHVPSNGSYGVVLLKGLAQFKATLGNTPLAHNLIDPILYASVLQGYPYLLIQGGLNASVCGRSISRDKESDFARGKALLKALATLDSPILQPLLKGDTAHLPPVHVFGAMDRAAQIGAHGGRVVLAMHSSRILDYETMNGENLKGFDTSDGMTYIYGSPRAFVDFWPLVDSTKLPGTTEVQNQEVVVWHRGSLGLNDFAGGASNGRVGFVGLDLQKPEFRAQKSYLFLGDEVVALGSIVGDKPTTTILDNRKLSPDTQVFINNAPFSQQATLVHRGDFINFTNTNAHTNIGYILLEDENTKLQEVARSGNYKAIGGKSYKTLSAPFLEMQILHPLKARYAYVILPNFSPKEVQNYPLEDLQILAQTPALHAVFVVSKHLLAINKYAPGWQKLQGLKLKDPLSLLQVQRPHGLALSIADPTQTLQETTIILKGRYKLAAPNAKARLKIKGGSTHLSLTLPSLGATLAVDLATL, from the coding sequence ATGAAACTAACCCCTTTTTTGCTTTGTTTATCCCTTTTGCAAGCCACGCCGCTAGACTTTACCAAGTTAAAGGTCAATTACACACACACGCTTTTAGAGGGCAATGCACCCTTGAAAACAGCACGCCTTCAGCCCCTGCCCTTTGAGCCCAGCGGCAAGGACCTCTTGCACCAGCTAAGGGCGATTGTAGAGCAGCTTAAAGCCCACGCCACGAGCAACGCCCCCTTAAACAAGGCAGAGATCATCAATGCCCTGCAAGACTTTAGCCAGTATTACGGCGTGGGGGGGCTAGAGCGGGGGAATTGGTGGCCCTATGAAATTGGCATCCCCAAAGCCCTCAATGCGATTTTAGCCCTCGCCCCCTTCTTGCCAAAAAGCCTACAAGCCACCCTCTTACAAGCCCAAGAATACTACCAACCCAACCCCAAATATTCGGGCTTAAGCGCAGGGGCAAGGGCGAGCACGAACCCCGAATCGCGCGAGAGTCAGGGGGCTAATCGGGTGGATACGGCGTTCATCAGCCTCGCCAGGGGGATATTAAAGCGCAATGAAAGGGAGGTGTTACAAGCCCTAGAAGCCGTCAAAAGCGCGTCAAAGATCGTAACAAGCGGCAATGGTTTTTACGCGGACGGCTCGTTTATCCAGCACGAGCATGTGCCCTCTAATGGCTCTTATGGCGTGGTGCTTTTAAAGGGTTTGGCGCAATTTAAAGCGACTTTAGGCAACACCCCCCTAGCGCACAACCTCATAGACCCTATCTTGTATGCCAGCGTTTTGCAAGGCTACCCCTATTTACTCATCCAGGGCGGGTTAAACGCCTCGGTGTGTGGGCGCAGCATCAGTCGGGATAAAGAGAGCGACTTCGCACGGGGCAAAGCCCTTTTAAAAGCTCTAGCCACGCTAGATAGCCCTATCCTACAGCCTTTACTCAAAGGCGACACAGCCCACTTACCCCCCGTGCATGTCTTTGGGGCGATGGACCGCGCGGCACAAATCGGGGCACATGGCGGGCGGGTGGTGCTTGCCATGCACTCTAGCCGTATCCTAGACTATGAAACCATGAACGGGGAGAATTTAAAGGGCTTTGACACCTCCGATGGCATGACTTATATCTATGGCAGTCCTAGGGCATTTGTGGATTTTTGGCCACTGGTGGATTCCACAAAGTTGCCCGGCACCACAGAGGTGCAAAACCAGGAGGTGGTGGTGTGGCATAGGGGTTCTTTGGGCTTGAACGACTTTGCGGGGGGGGCGAGTAATGGGCGTGTTGGCTTTGTGGGGCTTGATTTACAAAAGCCGGAGTTTCGGGCGCAAAAGTCCTATCTCTTTTTGGGCGATGAGGTGGTGGCACTGGGCAGCATTGTAGGCGACAAGCCCACCACCACCATTTTAGACAACCGCAAACTAAGCCCGGATACACAAGTGTTCATCAACAACGCCCCCTTTAGCCAGCAAGCCACCCTAGTGCATAGGGGCGATTTCATCAACTTCACCAACACCAACGCCCACACCAACATAGGCTACATACTCTTAGAGGATGAAAACACTAAATTACAAGAAGTCGCTAGGAGCGGCAATTACAAAGCCATCGGGGGCAAGAGTTACAAGACTTTATCCGCCCCCTTTTTAGAGATGCAAATCCTACACCCCCTAAAAGCCCGCTACGCCTACGTGATTTTGCCAAACTTTAGCCCCAAAGAAGTGCAAAACTACCCCCTAGAGGACTTGCAAATCCTCGCCCAAACCCCCGCCTTGCACGCCGTGTTTGTGGTCTCTAAACACCTCTTAGCCATCAATAAATACGCCCCCGGGTGGCAAAAACTGCAGGGTTTAAAGCTTAAAGACCCCCTCTCGCTCTTGCAGGTGCAACGCCCTCATGGATTAGCCTTGAGCATTGCCGACCCCACGCAAACCCTGCAAGAAACGACCATCATTTTAAAAGGGCGCTACAAACTCGCCGCACCCAATGCAAAAGCGCGCCTCAAAATCAAAGGCGGTAGTACGCACTTGAGCCTAACCTTGCCCTCACTTGGGGCGACTTTAGCCGTGGATTTAGCAACGCTCTAG
- a CDS encoding transporter, whose amino-acid sequence MKFGLEFWRHKALDLLAGALPKTHSMAEENNILGLYNERFLLTKSEQLVGLLNIEGLSVNALLQEDLQTHFSSKQNALEQLEGVVLRIHTKRAKIQLEPPSKPQNPQVQALLDLSQPKDLYENTYTLIFETTQSPLKDFLEQKKLELITDHKTHQHLAQHLSASMEQMAHALSAFKPTPLSAKEVLNFYASFINGHPTKLNPTLGFLEDSYIATNIHFNKDHYIQEHATHTTYNRILGVKAYASKTLSSLALLSLLHQELACEVFLSLEPLSTQAALAFVQEKIRLSFARLVRQELQSYYEQIQAKRLRLQKAALNIILKAPDLQSLNAHTKEVLSVLANAHLVGVVETLGLRPAFFSLFPGRLHLNPRLRCQSAQALATLMLFEKPNCGFKSNPWGNQPLSVFKNLDHSPYLFNFHNQESDPNPNSPRTNGHTMIIGATGAGKTTLMGFLMANALKYDKLNILALDRAYGLFSCINYFGGVYNSGKDFKINPLTLELTPSNQDFLHSFYSSLCHLSAHPQNKEDIHASHALLKALKSLHATLPQKSFNLQDLKEAITNAPNLHLSLESYLQNPLFNALEDSLEFDTPLAAINMDAISANPKDLGLLAYYIFYKILHRALEKQEGFLLFVDEFKSYAQNETLNTHINTLITQARKANGVVVLALQDTNQLASIPEAASFVKNMGTLIFYPQKHIDSTLLSKDLGIQLSYMEAHFLENTPLTAKQVLVKNMAEGSSNIIHVDLQDLGTHLRIFNSNAAHVKRLQALMQAYPETWREVLLQEG is encoded by the coding sequence TTGAAATTTGGCTTAGAGTTTTGGCGGCATAAAGCCCTAGATCTCTTGGCCGGTGCGTTGCCAAAAACCCACTCCATGGCAGAAGAGAACAACATTCTCGGGCTTTACAACGAACGCTTTTTGCTCACCAAGAGCGAGCAGCTTGTGGGGCTCTTAAACATTGAGGGTTTGAGCGTAAACGCCCTCTTGCAAGAGGATTTGCAAACCCACTTCTCTAGCAAGCAAAACGCCCTAGAGCAACTCGAGGGCGTGGTGCTGCGTATCCACACCAAGCGCGCCAAAATCCAGCTAGAGCCCCCAAGTAAGCCGCAAAACCCCCAAGTGCAAGCCCTACTTGATTTGTCCCAGCCCAAAGACTTATACGAGAACACCTACACGCTCATTTTTGAAACCACGCAAAGCCCCCTAAAGGACTTTTTAGAGCAGAAAAAACTAGAACTCATAACAGACCACAAAACGCACCAACACCTAGCCCAGCACTTAAGCGCGAGCATGGAGCAAATGGCGCACGCCCTAAGTGCCTTCAAGCCCACCCCCCTAAGCGCAAAGGAAGTTCTAAACTTTTATGCCTCCTTCATCAACGGACACCCCACAAAGTTAAACCCCACCCTAGGCTTTTTAGAAGACAGCTACATCGCCACGAACATCCATTTTAACAAAGACCACTACATCCAAGAGCACGCCACCCACACGACCTACAACCGCATTTTGGGCGTGAAAGCCTATGCGAGCAAGACTCTAAGCTCGCTCGCCCTGCTCTCTTTGTTGCATCAAGAGCTCGCATGCGAAGTGTTTTTAAGCTTGGAGCCCTTAAGCACCCAAGCCGCCCTAGCCTTCGTGCAAGAGAAAATCCGCCTAAGTTTCGCCCGCCTTGTGCGCCAAGAGTTGCAAAGCTATTACGAGCAGATCCAAGCCAAACGCCTACGCTTGCAAAAAGCCGCCTTAAATATCATTCTCAAAGCCCCCGATTTACAAAGCCTCAACGCCCACACCAAGGAAGTTTTAAGCGTGCTTGCTAACGCCCACTTGGTGGGGGTGGTGGAGACTTTGGGGCTAAGACCGGCCTTTTTCTCTCTATTTCCCGGGCGTTTGCATTTAAACCCCCGCCTGCGCTGCCAAAGCGCACAAGCCCTAGCCACGCTCATGCTCTTTGAAAAACCAAATTGCGGCTTTAAAAGCAACCCTTGGGGCAACCAGCCCTTAAGCGTGTTTAAGAATTTAGACCATTCCCCCTATCTCTTCAACTTCCACAACCAAGAGAGCGACCCAAACCCCAATAGCCCACGCACCAACGGGCACACGATGATCATCGGGGCAACAGGGGCGGGCAAGACCACCTTAATGGGCTTTTTAATGGCAAATGCGCTCAAATACGACAAGCTCAACATTTTGGCTTTAGATCGTGCCTATGGGCTGTTTTCGTGTATAAATTACTTTGGTGGGGTGTATAACTCTGGCAAGGATTTTAAAATCAACCCCCTAACTTTAGAGCTCACGCCCAGTAACCAAGACTTTTTACACAGCTTTTACTCTAGCCTATGTCATTTGAGTGCCCACCCACAAAATAAAGAAGACATCCACGCCAGCCACGCCCTTTTAAAAGCCCTAAAGAGCCTACACGCCACCCTGCCGCAAAAGAGCTTTAATCTGCAAGATCTCAAAGAAGCCATCACCAACGCCCCTAATTTGCACCTAAGCCTTGAGTCTTACCTGCAAAACCCCCTCTTCAATGCCCTAGAAGACAGCCTAGAGTTTGACACTCCGCTTGCTGCCATAAACATGGATGCGATCAGTGCCAACCCTAAAGATTTGGGGCTTTTGGCGTATTACATTTTTTATAAGATTTTACACCGTGCCCTAGAAAAACAAGAAGGCTTTTTGCTTTTTGTGGACGAGTTTAAAAGCTATGCACAAAATGAAACCCTAAACACCCACATCAACACCTTAATCACGCAAGCTAGAAAGGCGAATGGGGTCGTGGTGCTCGCCTTGCAAGATACAAACCAGCTTGCTAGCATTCCCGAGGCGGCAAGTTTCGTTAAAAACATGGGAACTTTGATTTTTTATCCCCAAAAGCACATAGACAGCACCTTACTTAGCAAGGATTTAGGCATCCAGCTAAGCTACATGGAAGCGCACTTTTTAGAAAACACCCCCCTAACCGCCAAGCAAGTTTTGGTGAAAAACATGGCAGAGGGCAGCTCAAACATCATCCATGTAGACTTACAAGACTTAGGAACGCATTTACGCATTTTCAACTCCAACGCCGCCCATGTCAAACGGCTGCAAGCCCTCATGCAGGCTTACCCTGAGACTTGGCGGGAAGTCTTGTTGCAAGAGGGCTAA